The DNA segment AAACACTTGGTAACGTAGCCATGTTGGGATGCACTCCAGCATCCGGTGTAATTTCCTCTTGTAACCAATTTAAAAATGTCGTTAAACACATTTGATTGATCCAAGCACGCTGATAACCACCAGAAGTAGAGTAGTTATGTTCTATAGGTGGTGAGTTCGGAACCATTTCTAGAACCAAGTCATTATCAACAGCCAAAGCAACAGAAGCATCAAACATAATCTCAAAAGGTTCTACTTTAAAAGTGGGTGGGCATGGCTAGAATAATTATTCAGCCATTCTTCTAGACTTTTACTCATTGCATCCACTACGACAGGTGTAGGGGAGATATGCAAATGATTTTGACTCCACTGCGTTAGGGTAGTAAGTAACGAGCGTTTAATACTAGTAAGACGGCGAGAGACTGTATATTGTTTAATTTCTAGCTGTTCAGCGACTTGTTGTTGGGTCAGCTTTTGCTGATAATAAGCTTGGATTAATTTTTGAGACTGAATATCCAATCCTGCTAAAGCATCGAGCAAAATTTGGTTTAATTGTGCCTGTTGTGTTTGTCTGGCTGTAGATTCTTCTTGGGCAATAATTGCTGTCAGTAAGGATGCTGGTAAATCTGCGGCTAATGTATCTAATAAATCACCTGATTCTTGACCGGGAATAGGAGCATCTACAGACACAAACTTGGGGTAAAGAAAATTACGCACTGCTTTAGCGCAGGTACTCAGCCATTTTTCCAAAGTTTCTGGAGTTAGTTGGCTCAAGCTTTGTCTATTGTAAAGCCCAGTGATTGCTTGCCATGTGGTAGTATCTGGTTTTCCCAACTTACGGATAGTTTGACTCTCACTGGTGTAGAGTTCCTTAAAACATTCCCAAGCTAAGACATAGCTATTGATAATTTGACCATCAAAACCAGCATTTGTTAAGGAATTTACCAACCGCTTGCGACTAATTTTATGCAGTAAAGCCCAATCTGTGCATATATCTGCTTCCTTTCCTAGACGGAATGAATCTTTGAGGAAACGGTCAAAAGCGTATTCTGCATAGCTTTTTAAATTTGTACTGTATTCAGGATTAAAATTTTTGAGAATTTTATAAATGCAGGAATTTGCCATCTGAAAACAATCAGCAATAGAAAATTGACTGATAAAATTTCCGGCTATTTTTTGAGCCGCCCAGTAGCATACCTCTTGTAAATAAGCCGAAATATGTCCCACTGCTAGAGGACTAGATTCTACTTGCCAGATTTTGTACCAATAAAGCACCCAAAAATTTTCAGATTTCTGTTCCGGATATTGTTCTAAGCATCTTTTAATACTTCGTTGTAACTTGCTATCTGTTGCCCAAACGCTGAACCTATCTGCATCAAACTGCACAAAGGTCGAGAAGATTTCCATAATACCCTGTCGGGGTTGCATACAATTATGTGAATGTAGAAAATTTAGGGTTTACGAATTTATACTTAATTGTAATACAGAGTGTTCCAAGCATTTTCCACATTTTTCCTAAAAAAACTTCCCACTAGGTGCATAAACACGAAAAGCCATCGTATCAATTACCAGAACAACCGAAGCACAGCTCAATTTCTCAAAGCTAACAAACCTGAGTAAGTCATGAAATTTTATAGCAACCGCGAAGGCAGTTAGGACATGATCAAATCCCCAAACCAATTCACAGCCAGCATTTGACTTTTGACTTTTGACTTTTGACTTTTGCTATACCTATCTATGTTTTTTAAGAACGGATCAAAAAGCTTGTGTATTAATACAGTTGTTTGCTGGTTAGTTCATCAAATGAATTTCCTCAAAAAAATGCAAAATTCCGTAAAAGTTGAAAGCCAAGTTGAAGAATTAAATATAAGCGTTTTTACTAATTCATCAGCGCTAATCAGAGGATGATTGTTTCGCAAACTGCATCTGCTATTAACATACTAAAGAAATAAACAAAAGGTAAAAATGAAAGACAAACGAAAAAACCTGAAGGATATCGATTTTGGCACTGAACTTACTCCCAGTGAAAAAGAAAAAATCAATGCGCGAGTAATCGACTTGATTTCATCTCAGAAGGGTGACTCTCCCACTATTGCTGCTGGTAGCTCTACACCACTACCACCACCACCACCACCACCACTACCACCACTACCACCTCCTACAAACTGGGGTTAGATAGTTAAATCCGGCGCAACGCTAAAATTGAAGTGCAGAAATTGGGGAGGTAAATAGCCTACTTCCGGATGCTATCGCAACCAGAAATAGGCTATTTTGTTGATAATATAGCGGTTTAATTAAGAATTAAAGCCAGACTTACAAAATCCCGTTGCAACTTTTTATGTCAAGTCGGGTTAATTAGTTATGTTTACTACCCTCTAGGGCGTGTTTTCAAAGTCTAAACGTAGGTTGGGTTAAGCGCAGCGCAACCCAAGGAAGCAAAAAAAATATTAGGTAAAGTTGGGTTACGCCTACGGCAAACTACGTTAACGTTCCATTACAACCCAACCTACATTTATGTCTAATTTTGGGTTTGAAAACGTTACATAGTACCCCCAACCTCTCCGGTGCAAGCACTACCGTGTACACACAAGTCTAAAAACCTTGATTTGGTTAGGGTATATTATGGACGTTAGTCCTCACGCACCGAACATTTAGGATGGTGCGTTGCGCTACGCGACAACACACCCTACACAAAAATTGGAGTGATTTAATCATTTGTGTGTACATCGTAGGGTGCAAGGGAGGAAGAGAGTTTATGAGTCTTATAAGTGATCTAACGGAAGTAAAAGTAAAAATACTAATATTTTTGAGGATGGCAATCATGGGTCTAAGCTGGTCAAATTGTTTCTGGCGGCTTCAAGTAGCCAGTATTTTAGCTGTGTGTATAGCACCATATACTGCATCCGGAGATTTTGCCAAAGCTCAGATTACCCCTGATTCCTCCTTAGGTGCTGAAAGTTCTATCCTGACTCCAAATGTGAGCATAGACGGTCTTCCCGCTGATCGGGTTGATGGCGGAGCTATCAGAGGTACAAGCCTATTTCACAGTTTTCGAGAATTCAATGTTGGGAATGGACAACGAGTCTTTTTCGCTAATCCGGGGGGAATTGAAAACATTTTCAGTCGAGTCACTGAAACTAACCCATCAACGATTCTGGGAACCCTTGGTGTCAACGGTGGAGCCAATCTATTTTTACTAAATCCCAATGGCATTATTTTTGGACCTAATGCGAGGCTTGACCTCGGTGGTTCCTTTTTGGCCAGTACTGCCAGGAGCATCAAATTTACTGATGGTATAGAATTTAGTACCATTAACCCCTCTGCTCCTCCTTTGCTAACTCTCAACGTTCCCATTGGCTTGCAGTATGGACAAGATGCAGGCAGAATTCTCGTACAGGGCCAGGGTAATGAACTAAGACTTAATCAGGACACTGGTGAGGTAATTGAGGTGAATCGCACTGGTGGTCTGGAGGTGGAACCCGGTCAAACCTTGGCTCTGGCTGGTGGTGAAGTTGTCCTAGAAGGCGGAAGTTTAAGCGCCGAATCAGGGCGAGTTGAAGTTTGGAGCGTTCAAGGAGAGGGTTTAGTAGGTCTTACCCCAACGAACCCAGGCTGGGAATTGAGCAATCAAGGCGTGCAGAACTTCCAAGAAATCCGCCTCTCCCAAGCTGCTGCTATTGATACTAGTGGTGCTGGAGGTGGCAATATTCAAATACAGGGACGGCGAGTAGCGCTACAAGATGGTTCCTTGATTTTGTCCCTGACGCGGGGTGAGGGAAGTGGAGGAACTATAACCATCAGAGCTTCTGAGTCTATCGAAGCCAGTGGCACCGCGCCCAATGGCGAAGCTAGTTTCTTTTTAACTGAAACAACAGGTATCGGAAAAGCTGGTGATGTAGAAATTAACACAGGGAAATTCATTCTCCAAAATGGGGGACAAATATCATCTGGTACTTTTAACCAAGGCAGTGGAGGAAAAATTATTGTCAACGCCTCAGAGTTAGTCGAAGCAACAGGAACCGCTGAAACTGGAAATTTTGCTAGTGGCTTATTTTCTGTTGCCAGAGAGAGTACTGGTGAGGGCGGCACAGTGGAAGTAACAACTAAGCGACTGGTACTCGGAGATGGAGCCCAGGTAAGCGCCACAACTTTTAGTCAGGGGCGTGGAGGAAATGTCCTGGTGAACGCTTCTGAGTCAGTGGAAGCTGTTGGTATTGCATCAATTGGAGCCAGCGGCTTATTTGCTGCCAGTTTGAGTACTGGTGAGGGAGGCAGAGTAGAGATAAATACAGGGAAGCTGATACTCCAGGATGGCGCACAGGTAAGCGCCGCCACATCTAATCAGGGTAATGGAGGCAATATACTTGTTGATGCGAGGGAGTCCGTGGAAGTGATTGGTTCTGGTAGCAGTTTGAGAGCAGAGACCAGCGGAACTGGTAACGGTGGTGATGTAACAGTTTACACGGGAAGCCTGATACTCCAAGATGGCGCTCAGGTAAGCGCCGCCACATCTCATCAAGGTAGTGGGGGTAATATACTTGTGAATGCGAGGGAGTCCGTGGAAGTGATTGGTTCTGGGAGCAGTTTGAGAGCAGAGACCAGCGGAACTGGTAACGGTGGTGATGTAACAGTTTACACGGGAAGTCTAATTCTCCAAGATGGCGCTCAGGTAAGCGCCGCCACATCTCATCAAGGTAGTGGGGGTAATATACTCGTTGATGCCAGGGAATCAGTGGAAGTGATTGGTTTTGGGAGCAGTTTGAGCGCAGAGACTAATGGGACTGGCAACGGTGGAAATGTAACAGTTTACACAGGAAGGCTAATTCTGCAAGATGGCGGTCAGGTACGCGCCGCCACATCTAATCAGGGTCGTGGGGGCAATATACTCGTTGATGCCAGGGAATCAGTGGAAGTGATTGGTTTTGGGAGCAGTTTGAGCGCAGAGACTAATGGGACTGGCAACAGTGGAAATGTAAGCGTTAACACAGGAAGGCTAATTCTCCAAGATGGGGCATTGGTTGCTAGAACTACCAATGAGGGTAGGGGAGGCAATATACTCGTCAATGCCTCAGAGTTAGTAGAAGCGATTGGTTCTGGGAGCGGTTTGAGAGCGCAGACCCAAGGTTCTGGGGACGGCGGTAGTGTGACAGTAAAGACGGGATTTTTTCTAGCTAGCAAAGGAGCGCAAACTTTAGTTGCCGCTTTTAATCAAGGCAAGGGGGGAAACATTAACATCGAGGCTTCCGAGGTCAAACTAAGTGGTACCTCTGATAATGGCAATCCCACCATTGTGTTTGCTGCTACCCTCGGTGAGGGCGACGGAGGCGAAATTACAATTCATACTGGTCGATTAATCGTCGAAGCAGGAGCGCAAATAGGGGTTGGGACTTTTAGTAGCGGTCAAGGTGGAAATGTTTTGATCACAGCTTCTGATTCAGTTGAACTAGTTGGCACTGCACCACAGTTTCCCAATAGACCCTTTTTTCGAGATCAGTCGGGCCAGCGGTTTCCTAGCGGTTTGTTTAGTGGCTCCCAAGGTATCGGCACAGCAGGAAACTTGAGGATTAAAACTCAGAGGTTAACGTTGCGAGATGGTGCCGAAATTAGTGTGAGCAATCAGGGAGTAGGAGATGCAGGCAATTTAGAAGTGGCAGCTCGTAACCTGTTGCTAGACAACCAAGGGGTTCTCTCAGCCACCACTACATCAGGTCAGGGCGGAAATATTATGCTCAAAATCGATGACCTCTTGTTATTGCGCCGCAATAGTCAAATCTCGACTACCGCAGGCATTGATGGGGCTGGTGGAGACGGTGGTAATATCACTATTGATGCAGCGAATGGTTTTATCGTCGGCACCGCAAATCAAAATAATGATATTGTGGCTAATGCTTTTCAAGGGCAAGGTGGCACTATCGACATCAAGGCTCGGAGTATTTTTAATCTAGAAGAACGCCCATCAATACCAGCAAATAACACTAATGACATTGACGCTAGTTCCCGGTTTGGCTTAACAGGTACAGTGATAATTAATACCCCCAATTTAGATCCTAGTCGAGGTTTGGTACAGTTGCCTGACAATTTCACAAATGCGTCTCAACAAATTGTTTCTAGTTGTAACCCTGGAAGTTCCGCTAGACGTAGTTCTTTCACCGTAACAGGACGGGGAGGAATTGCCCGCAGTCCCATAGAAGCATTCCAAGGTGAAGTATCTACAGGACGATGGATAACATTGGATACGATAAATGCTGATCAAAATAGTCAGGTGATCAATCCAAGTCTTCCATCTCCTACACCGAAAATAGTTGAGGCGCAAGGCTGGATAATCGATAAAAATGGTAATGTATCTTTAGTAGCTCAGGTAGCGAATATTATGCCTCGTGGTTTGTCTGTGTCTAGTGGTGTTTGCTCGCAATTAGGTAACTAATGGCTCATTCACTGTCGTACATATAGGACTCATATTTGATTTATGAAACACAGGTAGGGTGTGTGATCGAGGAGAGTACGGCAGCAAGACCCACAAAGACGGTGCGTTAGGCTTAGATTTTTTCAATAATCAAATCGGATTGCTATAGTACCGTAACATCTTGTAATAAAGTAAGTTACCGAAGAAATGGGTTTAAAGCCCCGTCACTTCGACAGGCTCAGTGCATCGCCTTCTAGGACGGCTTTTTATTGTATTTAAATTAATCTTATACCAAATGTGGTAGTATAAGTCAGGAGGGAAAAAGATGCTGGTTTTTGAGTTCAAAGCTTATGGAAAGTCGGCGCAATTCATTGCAGTAGATGAAGCAATTCGGACTGCCAAGTTCATTCGGAATAGCTGTATTCGGCTATGGATGGATGTTAAAGGCACAGGTAAAAACGACTTGCAGAAATATTGTGCTGTACTTGCGGCTAACTTTCCCTTTGCTAATGAACTCAACTCAATGGCTCGTCAAGCTTCTGCTGAAAGAGCTTGGTCTTCTATCTCTCGGTTTTATGACAACTGCAAGAAGAGTGTTTCAGGATTAAAGGGATATCCTCAGTTCCAAAAAGATTGTCGTTCTGTTGAATACAAAACATCAGGATGGAAGCTTGCAGATAATCGTAAATCCATAGCCTTCACCGATAAAAAAGGTATTGGGCGATTAAAACTCAAAGGTACTCGTGATTTGCACTTCTACCAAATCAACCAAATTAAACGGGTGAGATTGGTAAAACGTGCGGATGGCGTTTATGTTCAATTCTGTATTGATGTAAACCGTTTTGAAAACATTGAGCCTAGTGGTAACACAGTTGGGTTGGATGTTGGGTTAAAAGAATACTACACCGATTCTGATGGAAAAATGGTTGAGAACCCTAAGTTTCTTCGTGTTGGTGAAAAAGTTCTCCAGCGCTCACAACGTCGAGTTTCCAGAAAGGTAAAAGGTTCAAAAAACAGAGGCAAGGCAAGACTTGTTTTAGGTAAGCGCCACCTCAAAATAAGTAGGCAACGTAAAGACCATGCTGTGAAATTAGCACGGTGCGTAGTTCAGTCTAACGACTTGATAGCCTATGAAGATTTGAGGATTAAAAATCTGGTGAAAAATCATTGTCTTGCTAAGTCTATTAATGACGCATCTTGGTATCAGTTCCGTATCTGGGTTGAATACTTTGGTAAAGTATTTAAACGGGTCACGGTGGCGGTTAATCCCCAATATAGTAGCCAAGAATGCTCTAGCTGCGGTGAAGTTGTGAAGAAAACACTATCCACTAGGACACACGTTTGTAAATGTGGCTGTGTGATGGATAGGGATGAAAACGCAGCTAGGATAATCCTTAGTCGAGGGTTGGGTACGGTAGGGCATACCGGAACCTTTGCGCTAGACGCAAGCAACGCTTGGGGAGATGAAACCTCTACTCATGTTGGTGAAAACCTGCATGAGCAAGTTATGTCTTAGATCCAAGAATCCCCGTGCGTTCACGCCGGGGAGTGTCAATCGCCGTATCTGGAGTGCTGTTGTTGGGCAAGTTAGTAGTTTTAAAGTTAGGCACAGGAAGTTTTGAGACGGGATTTCCTGTAACATTACAAATTGGTGATGAAAAAGTTCGACCAATTGTAGAAATTACTGGCGAATTACCACCAAGCCCAGACATTCCCCTTTGTTACCATCAATGGCAGTCTATTTACTGTCAACTAAAATTTTCTGGTCGCCCTATCGGTATTCCTAAGCAATCGAAACAAACTCCTTCTTTGGCAGATTGTCAAAAGGCTGCGGATACTTTAAAGTTTCACTTAAATAGTTGGCTATCTTCCATTAGTTTTCGCCCTATCCGTGAAAGATGGCTGGAAAAACTGCTACCAGAAGACCATATCCGAGTACTACTACAAACCAATGACCTGAGATTGCAAAAACTGCCTTGGCATTTGTGGGATTTATTAGAACGCTATCCCAAAGCCGAAATCGCTCTGAGTGCGCCTTGTTATGAACAAGTTAGCCGGAACTCACAGCCTCAATTGCAGGTGAAAGTTTTAGCTATTTTTGGTAATAGTCAGGGAATTGATATCCAAACGGATAATCAGCTTTTGGCAGAATTACCTCATGCAAATACTACCTTCTTGGTCGAGCCATCAAGCAAAGACCTGACTGACCAGTTATGGCAACAAGACTGGCAGATTTTGTTTTTTGCGGGACATAGTGCTACTAATCAAAGCGGTAATCAAGGGAAAATTGATATTAATCAAACAGAGTGTTTGACTATTAGTCAGTTAAAGTATGCCTTGCGAAAGGCGGTAGAACGAGGGTTACATTTGGCAATTTTTAATTCTTGTGATGGTTTGGGTTTGGCGCGAGAGTTTGCCGATTTGCATATACCTCAAATCATCGTGATGCGAGAACCCGTTCCTGATCGGGTGGCGCAAGAATTTCTGAAGTATTTTTTACAAGCTTTTGCTGGTGGTGAGTCTTTATACATAGCAGTGAGAGAGGCGCGGGAACGGTTGCAAGGGCTAGAATCTGAATATCCTTGTGCTACTTGGTTGCCTGTAATTTACCAAAATCCAGCAGCGATGCCTCTATTATGGCGAGAACTGCACGTCAATCAGAATAGTCAGCAAATATCTTCTGTACCCAAAACGCCAACTAGGGGAGTTATCAACCGACGAAAAGCTTTGTCTGCGGTCATGCTTGCTAGCATAGTTCTAACACCATTGTTAATGGGAGTACGGTATTTTGGTTTACTGCAATCATGGGAGTTAATGGCGTTTGACCATCTGCTGCGTCTGCGTCCCCAAGAACAGCCAGATTCTCGCATACTAATAATTACTGTAACTGAAGAAGATGTGCAAGCCCAATCTGCCGATAGACGGGGGTCTTTATCAGATGAGGCGCTGGATAAGTTGTTGGCTAAGTTGGAGGCATATCAACCCCGGGTGATTGGTTTGGATATATACAGAGATTATGCTGTAAAACCAGCTTATCCAAAGTTAGCAGCGAGAATGAGTCAAAGCGATCGCTTTGTGGCAGTATGTCAAGTTAGCGATCCCCAAACTAGTAAACCAGGCATCAAACCACCACCAGAAGTGTCTCCTGAGGCTCTGGGCTTTAGTGATATTGTCATCGATCCTGATCATGTGGTACGCCGGCATCTGTTGGCGTTAACTCCTCCTCCCTCATCTCCCTGTACTGCACCTTATGCTTTAAATGTACAGTTGACATTGCGTTATTTATATGATATGGGAATTAAGTTACAATTTAGCCCTGATGGTGCATGGCAATTAGGTAAGCTGAAATTTAAACCCATCGAAGCCCATACCGGAGGCTACCAAGGTATTAACGCTTTAGGACACCAAATTTTACTCAATTATCGCTCCTTTCCTAACTTAGAAGCGATGACCTCCGGTCGGTCTCCGACGATCGCACCCCGCATTACTTTACAACAAGCATTAGCTGGTCAACTACAAGCCCATGCTGTCAAAGACAAGATAGTTTTAATTGGCACCACAGCCGAAAGCTTTCGTGATTATTCATTGACTCCTTACGCTTCCTCTGGAGGTAAGCCACAGGAAATAGCAGGAGTTTGTTTACAAGCACAGATGGTGAGTCAGTTATTGAGTGCAGCTTTGGATGGGCGGCCTCTGTTATGGACTTGGAATGTCGGGGGGGAAGTGATTTGGGTTTGGGGTTGGGCGATGACAGGAGGTTTGCTGGTGGTTTATCTGCGAAAAATCACCTATTTAGGCTTGGCAGTCGGGGTGGCGTTCCTGAGTTTATACGGGTTTTCTCTGATATTATTAATACTATATAGTTGTTGGGTTCCTTTAGTACCTGCGGCGATCGCTTTAGGAGGTAGTGCTGTCATCTTAGTAGCCGTCATCAAGCCGATAAAAAAATCATAAAATATCTTTTTGCTTGACAACGAATTATGAAAAACTTTCAATTAACCATAGCCTTGGGGATAGCGTTAACCAGTCACATATTCTACCCTGTTCAACTCAATACGTTACTGGTTAATCAGGGACTTGCCTTAGTTAAATTTATTCCACCACCGCCACCACCAGACCGAAGTGCAGCCGATTCTAGAAGTGGGGCTGCAAGCCGCTTATCTTGTTCAATACCTTCACCAATTTATCAGGATGAGTTGATGTATTAAAGCCTTGTTCTCTCAGGCTTGACAAAAACAATCAATCCTCAAAATTCCTCACTAAACAGTTTTGGATTCCTTTGGTACCTGCGGCGATCGCTTTAGGAGGTAGTGTTGTCATCTTAGTGGCCGTGATCAAACCGATCAAACAATCATAAAAATATCTTTTTGCTTGACAACGAATTATGAAAAATCTTCAATTAACTATAGCCTTAGGAATAGCATTGACTAGTAACATATCCTATCCTCTAAAACTCCAGGCCTTACCAGTTAATAACCATGTAGCCTCAGTCAAATTTATCCCACCACCGCCACCACCAGACCGAAGTGCAGCCGGTTCTAGAAGTGGGGCTGCAAGCCGTGGATGCGACGCAGCTAATCAAACGGTAACAGCCTTAGTACCGACCTATGAAAATACTCTTGAGCAAGGTAAGCAAGCGGTTGTTCCCATCACTCAAGTCTGGGGTTTAACAAAGGCTGAAAATCCTTACTTCTTGTTTTTTGTTCCCTACAATGCCTCATCTATAGCCAAAATAGAGTTTGTTTTGCAAGAGCAAACCGATAACAAAAGTAAAACTTTATACCGAAGTTATTTGAAACCACCAGAATCACCAGGAATTATTAGTGTTAATTTACCCCCAAGTGAAGGCTCATTGCAGGTGGGAAAAATGTATCACTGGTTTTTTAAGGTATGGGTTCAATGCGCCGAAAAACAACCTACGAAACTGGATTATGCCGATGGTTGGGTGCAAAGGGTTCACCAAAATTCCACATTAACAGAACAACTCAAACAAGCAACACTGCTAGAAAAGGTGACGCTTTATGCCGCAAATGGTCTTTGGTACGATGCTATCATCACCTTGGCCGAATTACGCCTTACCAATCCCCACAATCAGACTTTGCTAGCACAGTGGACAGCTTTGCTCCATTCAACGGATTTAGAAGAAATAGCTAATCAACCACTGACTAATTGTTGCAAACCCAGTTTGAATAATAATTGACCAGAGAACGAGACGCAAGCCCCTGGCTTCAGACCTATCCATTACCCACAAAATTCTTAACAATCTTGAAACCTTTATTTTGCAAGGGTAATAAGGACTCAAATTTATTACGAACTTGACAAATCAGCCCTTGTTGTTCTCGCTAAAAACCCACTTTTATTGAGAATTGACAACGTAGGTTTAAGGCTTTGCGATTTGGTGAGCGCTCGCTCTCGCAAATGTTAAGAAAGATCCGGGTAATGGATAGCTTAAAAAGGGGGGCTAGGGGGGATCATTAAGTGCCTAAAATCACAGCCTGACACTTTTACAACAACCTCTAAGAAGTATTTGGATAAGCCTAAAATCCCAGGTTACAAGCACAAAGAGCCGATACGAAATATTGTTATTTATCCTATAGTTGCCATCAACTTCTTTGTTGTTCAATATACATTTTAAAGGACTATTTTTTGGTTTTTTTTGTTCAACAATCCTTTTTAAATAGTGTGCAAATATTCACAAAACCACTATAAATTACTAATTAAAATTAATTTAGGATATAAGTAGGTAATACATAGGGGTGATATATACCCCAAGAAGAGATAAGGAGATGATAATTATTTCTTTTGACTCCTATATATTCCCTACATACACCCTGTGTAGGAGTTGCTTAGGGTATCTTTTGCGGAAATAAATTAATTTGGGGTATAGATAGGGGTTATATAGGTGCTACATATACCCTGAGGCGAAAATAGAAAATAATTGACCATTTAACACCTATATAGGGTATATGTAGGTGATGCTTAGGGTATATTTTGGCTACCCATTTTTTGTACCCCAGTTAACCCCCATGCCCAACATTCAGGCCTTGCAACTGAGTTGACACTTGATATCACGAATTTTTTCCACTTATTCAAAAAGCTTGGCGTGCCTCCAAATGGTCTAGAATATCCGAACGCTTCAGCCAAGCTGGACGCAACTGTTGATTAGCAAACATCTGCAACTGGTCACCAACATGGCGTGATCCCGGCTGAGTAGCATTGCCATAACTATTAAGTACCATAGCCCGCACTGGCTGAGAAAATTCCACAGCTGCCACAAAGGAATCTCCACCAACTGACTTAAAGGTTCCATTTGACTGTGGTCTAAACCAGAGAGTCGGGAAAATGCCCAAAGGATCTGAGCCACCATTGGCGGGTAAATTTATATCACCATAATCTATCTGAAAAACCTCTCCCCATGCGACATCTAACTTGCCATAGGTTTCCTGTACCCCAGATGCAGCAGCTTCTAATTTGGCAACTGCTGCTTGAGGATCGGCTAAACCATCAGGTGTGGTGCGCGGTTTGTGTTCACTCCAAGGTGTACTAAATGCCTTCTCTAAATCAATTTGTTTTACCCAAGTAGCAAATAGGACTGCACCTTTACTGTTAGCATTTGCTTTCATATCCCAAGCACTTAACACATTAGCTGCATCTTTTGCTAACTCACTCCCTTGTTTCCGGGCTGCGAGAATTAAATCATCCAAGATGCGGTCTGCCAGTTCCATA comes from the Nodularia sp. NIES-3585 genome and includes:
- a CDS encoding filamentous hemagglutinin N-terminal domain-containing protein codes for the protein MSLISDLTEVKVKILIFLRMAIMGLSWSNCFWRLQVASILAVCIAPYTASGDFAKAQITPDSSLGAESSILTPNVSIDGLPADRVDGGAIRGTSLFHSFREFNVGNGQRVFFANPGGIENIFSRVTETNPSTILGTLGVNGGANLFLLNPNGIIFGPNARLDLGGSFLASTARSIKFTDGIEFSTINPSAPPLLTLNVPIGLQYGQDAGRILVQGQGNELRLNQDTGEVIEVNRTGGLEVEPGQTLALAGGEVVLEGGSLSAESGRVEVWSVQGEGLVGLTPTNPGWELSNQGVQNFQEIRLSQAAAIDTSGAGGGNIQIQGRRVALQDGSLILSLTRGEGSGGTITIRASESIEASGTAPNGEASFFLTETTGIGKAGDVEINTGKFILQNGGQISSGTFNQGSGGKIIVNASELVEATGTAETGNFASGLFSVARESTGEGGTVEVTTKRLVLGDGAQVSATTFSQGRGGNVLVNASESVEAVGIASIGASGLFAASLSTGEGGRVEINTGKLILQDGAQVSAATSNQGNGGNILVDARESVEVIGSGSSLRAETSGTGNGGDVTVYTGSLILQDGAQVSAATSHQGSGGNILVNARESVEVIGSGSSLRAETSGTGNGGDVTVYTGSLILQDGAQVSAATSHQGSGGNILVDARESVEVIGFGSSLSAETNGTGNGGNVTVYTGRLILQDGGQVRAATSNQGRGGNILVDARESVEVIGFGSSLSAETNGTGNSGNVSVNTGRLILQDGALVARTTNEGRGGNILVNASELVEAIGSGSGLRAQTQGSGDGGSVTVKTGFFLASKGAQTLVAAFNQGKGGNINIEASEVKLSGTSDNGNPTIVFAATLGEGDGGEITIHTGRLIVEAGAQIGVGTFSSGQGGNVLITASDSVELVGTAPQFPNRPFFRDQSGQRFPSGLFSGSQGIGTAGNLRIKTQRLTLRDGAEISVSNQGVGDAGNLEVAARNLLLDNQGVLSATTTSGQGGNIMLKIDDLLLLRRNSQISTTAGIDGAGGDGGNITIDAANGFIVGTANQNNDIVANAFQGQGGTIDIKARSIFNLEERPSIPANNTNDIDASSRFGLTGTVIINTPNLDPSRGLVQLPDNFTNASQQIVSSCNPGSSARRSSFTVTGRGGIARSPIEAFQGEVSTGRWITLDTINADQNSQVINPSLPSPTPKIVEAQGWIIDKNGNVSLVAQVANIMPRGLSVSSGVCSQLGN
- a CDS encoding RNA-guided endonuclease TnpB family protein, producing MLVFEFKAYGKSAQFIAVDEAIRTAKFIRNSCIRLWMDVKGTGKNDLQKYCAVLAANFPFANELNSMARQASAERAWSSISRFYDNCKKSVSGLKGYPQFQKDCRSVEYKTSGWKLADNRKSIAFTDKKGIGRLKLKGTRDLHFYQINQIKRVRLVKRADGVYVQFCIDVNRFENIEPSGNTVGLDVGLKEYYTDSDGKMVENPKFLRVGEKVLQRSQRRVSRKVKGSKNRGKARLVLGKRHLKISRQRKDHAVKLARCVVQSNDLIAYEDLRIKNLVKNHCLAKSINDASWYQFRIWVEYFGKVFKRVTVAVNPQYSSQECSSCGEVVKKTLSTRTHVCKCGCVMDRDENAARIILSRGLGTVGHTGTFALDASNAWGDETSTHVGENLHEQVMS
- a CDS encoding sigma-70 family RNA polymerase sigma factor; translation: MQPRQGIMEIFSTFVQFDADRFSVWATDSKLQRSIKRCLEQYPEQKSENFWVLYWYKIWQVESSPLAVGHISAYLQEVCYWAAQKIAGNFISQFSIADCFQMANSCIYKILKNFNPEYSTNLKSYAEYAFDRFLKDSFRLGKEADICTDWALLHKISRKRLVNSLTNAGFDGQIINSYVLAWECFKELYTSESQTIRKLGKPDTTTWQAITGLYNRQSLSQLTPETLEKWLSTCAKAVRNFLYPKFVSVDAPIPGQESGDLLDTLAADLPASLLTAIIAQEESTARQTQQAQLNQILLDALAGLDIQSQKLIQAYYQQKLTQQQVAEQLEIKQYTVSRRLTSIKRSLLTTLTQWSQNHLHISPTPVVVDAMSKSLEEWLNNYSSHAHPLLK